A window of Candidatus Micrarchaeia archaeon genomic DNA:
TCCAGAATCAACCATGCCCTTTCCCTGGTGCTCGTGTTCGCGTCTTTGGTTTCCCTCCTCGCACTGTTCCTGATTCTTTCAAGGAAAAAAGCCGTGATTCCGGCGCTTCCGGTAATCGCTTTCTTCAGCATCCTCTTCACTGCAATCGCGTTCCTGCTGGGCCTGGCGTGATAGCACCAGCATAATCGGCAGAATAGTGCCCGCAGGAATGCCAGAAATACAGCATCTATTTCTTCCTGACCCTGAAATCCAGCACGACCTGCACCAGCGAAGGCGAAAACGGCCTCACAACCCGCGCCCCCACAACCTCGGCCTTTTCCCTGCCCAGCTTCGAAAACAGCTTCCTCTTCGCGGCCTCAATGGGGTTTTTCATGTCCGCGAAGCAGTAGAAGTGCACAATCGCGCCGTCCTTCGCCCCCATATATGCGGCATCCAAAAATTCCTCGGCATCCTTCGGGAGCGGCATGAGCACCCTGTCCGCGAAATTTTCATAATCCCGGGGAACGATTTCCCCCACGCCCCCCTCCACGGCGATGATGTTCTTCATTTTGTTGAGCGCAATATTCTTCCTCATGTACGCGGCCGCAACCGGATTCAGCTCTATCGCAACAATTCTGCACTTCTTCTTCGTTTTCGCAATAACTAATGGGAACGGCCCCACGCCCGCGAAAAGCGCGAGCACACTTTCCCCGTCCTCCACCAGCCCCGCAATCCTCTTCCGCTCGAAACTTAATCTCGGGGAAAAATAAACTTTCGAAACATCAAGCATCATTCTCGCTTCGCTTTCCCTGTGCACGGTCTCGGTCCTGTTCTCCCCTCCAATTACCTTCATTTTCCTTACCCTGTACTCGCCCTCCATGGGCCCCTCCTTCTTCACCACCACGCGCACGTTCCGCTGCACATCCATGACCGCCTGCGCGATTTCTTTCTCCTTGGCCGCAATGTTTTCCGGTATCTCCACAATCGCTATGTCCCCTATCACGTCGAATGAGCGCACAACCTCCTTGCGCTCCTCCTCGCTCAGCACGCCCACAAGCGCTTCACTCAGGCTCTTTGGCTTTTTGCTCCTGCGTTCAGAATCCAGTTCCACTGCGCCATCAGTTCCCTTCCTCACCGGTATCCAGACCTTCCCTTCCTTCTGCATCACCGGAAAATCAGCGTCCAAGAGCCCCTTCCCCTTCAGCTCCTCCATCCTCTTCTGCGCCGCCTTCCTCTCCACAGCCAAATAATACGCCACGCCGCCACCTACTCAAGCACTATGGCCGGCTTCCCGGGCATCGCGTTCTTCGCTTTCTGGTGGCTGCTGTTTTGCTCATTAACCACTTCAACCGCAATCCCGAGGGTTTTTTCCATGAACTGTTTTCCTTCAGAAAGAATGGCCGCCTCGTCTTCGCGTTCCATTATCTCCGGAAGCGCGAAAATGTTCTTGCCAATGTGCTTCAGGAACACAGCCACCTCGGCGCCGTGCTTCTTTATGTTCGGGGAATTCATGCATTTTTTTATCGCCTTCTCAAAGCTGCGCTCCTCGCGCGCAATTTTGTAAGCCGACCGCTTCCAGTCCTTCGCGATTATAATGGTCGCTTTCCTTGCCTTCAAATTAGCCAGTTTGGAAATTTTCTCCACGTCCTCAATGACGCTGGAGAGCAATTCCTCCTGCATCTCGAGCTTTCCATCCGCGAGTTTCTCTTCGTAAGCAGGCAGTCTCTCCTCCACAACAAAACTCCTGTTCCCAATCCTGTGCCAGAGCTCCTCGGCAACATGGGGCGCGAAAGGCGCGACCGCCCTGCTCCACCCGTCAAAGAACTCCTTCATCCTGGGCGTGGAGCACCTTCTCAGGTACCAGGAAAGGTCGGCGCTCGTTTCGTAAACCAGCTCCTTCACCAGTTCCCTGTACTGGAAATTCTCGAACTTCGAGTCCAGGCTCTCCAGCCTCCTGTTCAGCCTGCCCAGGAGCCAGAAATCGATTCTCTCCTCGGCCGGATGCTCCGCGTGCTCCGCAAGCCCGAATATCATCCTGAGC
This region includes:
- a CDS encoding class I SAM-dependent methyltransferase family protein, which gives rise to MAYYLAVERKAAQKRMEELKGKGLLDADFPVMQKEGKVWIPVRKGTDGAVELDSERRSKKPKSLSEALVGVLSEEERKEVVRSFDVIGDIAIVEIPENIAAKEKEIAQAVMDVQRNVRVVVKKEGPMEGEYRVRKMKVIGGENRTETVHRESEARMMLDVSKVYFSPRLSFERKRIAGLVEDGESVLALFAGVGPFPLVIAKTKKKCRIVAIELNPVAAAYMRKNIALNKMKNIIAVEGGVGEIVPRDYENFADRVLMPLPKDAEEFLDAAYMGAKDGAIVHFYCFADMKNPIEAAKRKLFSKLGREKAEVVGARVVRPFSPSLVQVVLDFRVRKK
- a CDS encoding class I tRNA ligase family protein, producing the protein VAFRQIDKVDGKHVHCRCGAEIMVKIVANQWFIDYGDQEWKAKAKECLAQMRLMPERTRDDYLYVIDWLREKACVRARGLGTEFPFAKGQIIESLSDSTIYMAFYTIAHMLRKVGAEEMDGKFFDYVFLGKGTGSPRMKEMRASFLYWYPVDSRHSGADLIRNHLPFFIFNHATIFGKKHWPKQIVANGFVLMDGKKMSKSMGNILPLRNAVAEYGADVVRLGILGGADLSVDSDFSRTVAQGVDSRLRMIFGLAEHAEHPAEERIDFWLLGRLNRRLESLDSKFENFQYRELVKELVYETSADLSWYLRRCSTPRMKEFFDGWSRAVAPFAPHVAEELWHRIGNRSFVVEERLPAYEEKLADGKLEMQEELLSSVIEDVEKISKLANLKARKATIIIAKDWKRSAYKIAREERSFEKAIKKCMNSPNIKKHGAEVAVFLKHIGKNIFALPEIMEREDEAAILSEGKQFMEKTLGIAVEVVNEQNSSHQKAKNAMPGKPAIVLE